In the Nitrospirota bacterium genome, CCGACCTCGATCGTCGCGGCGCAAATCGATGCGGTGTTCGACGACTTTGACGTCGCGGCGGTCAAGACCGGAATGTTGTCCTCCACGGCCATCGTCGAAGTCGTCGCTAAGCTCCTGAAACCTCAAAATGTCACGAATCTCGTAGTGGACCCGGTCATGATTTCGAAGACCGGCCAGGCGCTGCTGAAGCCCGAGGCCACCGAGGCCATGAAGACGCTGCTTTTCCCTTTGGCATTGCTCGTTACACCGAATATCCACGAGGCCCAGCAACTGTCCGGCATCGAGATCACAACCCTCGCAGACGCTCGCCGCGCTGCCAAAGTCATTCATGCCTTCGGCTGCAAGTATGTGCTGATCAAGGGTGGGCACTTGCTGGCAGAACGAGGCACCGACCTGCTCTATGACGGCCGGTTCTTCAATGTATTTAAAGGGGAGTTCATCGACACCCCCCACACACATGGCACAGGCTGCACGCTCGCCTCCGCGATCGCGGCCCATCTTGCACGGGACAAATCCATGAACGACGCCGTTCAGACAGCCAAGGCCTAT is a window encoding:
- the thiD gene encoding bifunctional hydroxymethylpyrimidine kinase/phosphomethylpyrimidine kinase; this encodes MKQVLTIAGSDSGGGAGIQADIKAMSANGVYAMSVITAITAQNTEEVTQVFELPTSIVAAQIDAVFDDFDVAAVKTGMLSSTAIVEVVAKLLKPQNVTNLVVDPVMISKTGQALLKPEATEAMKTLLFPLALLVTPNIHEAQQLSGIEITTLADARRAAKVIHAFGCKYVLIKGGHLLAERGTDLLYDGRFFNVFKGEFIDTPHTHGTGCTLASAIAAHLARDKSMNDAVQTAKAYLTEAIRHSLAIGHGTGPTNHFYFLQS